The following proteins come from a genomic window of Pseudomonadota bacterium:
- a CDS encoding phospholipid carrier-dependent glycosyltransferase, producing MNKEIKKYTIALIALYVLCYILPLGYRDLVIPDETRYAEIAREMISGGDWVVPHLNGLRYFEKPVLGYWAHAFSIMLFGENNFAVRFPSALAVGLSALLIYLLVFKVYRKEDKNNYLPTVLAVLVFLTSFEVLGLGNTAVLDSIFALFLTASIAFFFIASEENLKSGREKLFLLLSGIFCGLAFLTKGFLAFALPIMVIAPYLVWQKRYKDILRMSWLPLLFAVLVSLPWSIAIYLREPDFWHYFVWTEHIQRFMANNAQHSKSFWFFCLISPAALLPWTFLIPATIAGIRMQIKFLDASSRLVRFSICWLVLPFLFFSLSKGKLITYILPCFAPFSVLMALGLSNMTEKVKNRSFKFGVVFAGMIFSLILLAFIYIQLFGYHDFYPYTQPWKMLMAVNSLVFFILFCGLSLKSQNSRSSVLLFGIAPLLLFFSAHFIVPDLTLEKKAPGTLLERNKQALGQESIILSDSSTVGAVCWYMKRSDVYLLEGAGELDYGISCADSAFRLIDIKSAVSLINENRGKTVLVSKINNIRKWKDRLPEPVYQDDNGFNGFVFRRY from the coding sequence ATGAATAAAGAAATAAAAAAATATACGATAGCGCTTATAGCCTTATATGTTTTATGCTATATACTGCCGCTTGGATACAGAGATTTGGTAATTCCTGATGAAACACGCTACGCCGAAATCGCCAGGGAGATGATTTCAGGAGGCGACTGGGTTGTTCCGCATTTAAACGGATTACGATACTTTGAAAAACCTGTTTTAGGATACTGGGCACATGCATTCTCTATCATGCTTTTCGGAGAAAACAATTTTGCTGTTCGTTTCCCTTCAGCGCTTGCAGTCGGACTTTCAGCATTGTTGATATATTTGCTTGTATTTAAAGTTTATCGTAAGGAAGATAAAAATAATTATTTACCGACTGTTCTTGCAGTACTTGTCTTTCTGACTTCTTTTGAAGTGTTGGGTCTGGGTAATACAGCTGTCCTCGATAGTATATTTGCTCTCTTTTTAACAGCTTCCATAGCCTTTTTTTTTATTGCTTCTGAAGAAAACCTTAAATCAGGAAGAGAAAAACTATTTTTATTGTTATCCGGAATATTTTGCGGACTTGCATTTCTTACCAAGGGATTTCTTGCCTTTGCCCTTCCCATAATGGTAATAGCACCTTATCTTGTCTGGCAAAAACGTTATAAAGATATATTACGCATGAGCTGGCTTCCTCTTCTTTTCGCAGTGCTTGTATCTTTGCCATGGAGCATTGCTATCTACTTAAGAGAACCGGATTTCTGGCACTATTTTGTCTGGACTGAACACATCCAGCGTTTTATGGCCAATAACGCCCAGCATAGTAAATCATTCTGGTTCTTCTGCCTTATTTCACCGGCAGCTTTATTGCCATGGACATTCTTAATTCCGGCAACCATTGCCGGAATTAGAATGCAAATAAAATTTCTTGACGCAAGCAGCCGGCTGGTAAGGTTTTCTATTTGTTGGCTTGTACTGCCTTTTTTGTTTTTTTCACTTTCAAAAGGCAAGCTTATAACTTATATTCTTCCCTGCTTTGCACCTTTTTCCGTTCTTATGGCGCTCGGCCTTTCGAATATGACTGAAAAGGTTAAAAACAGATCTTTTAAGTTCGGAGTAGTTTTTGCCGGTATGATATTTTCGCTGATACTTCTGGCTTTTATCTATATTCAACTTTTCGGCTATCATGATTTCTATCCTTATACCCAGCCATGGAAAATGCTAATGGCTGTTAACAGTCTTGTTTTTTTTATTTTATTTTGCGGCCTTTCTTTAAAAAGCCAAAATAGCAGATCCAGCGTTTTGCTTTTCGGGATAGCTCCGCTTCTGCTGTTTTTTTCAGCTCATTTCATTGTGCCTGATTTGACCTTAGAAAAGAAGGCACCCGGCACTCTTCTTGAAAGAAATAAACAGGCTCTCGGACAGGAATCTATAATCTTATCCGATTCAAGTACTGTTGGGGCAGTCTGCTGGTATATGAAGCGAAGTGATGTATACTTACTTGAAGGTGCCGGCGAACTTGATTATGGAATAAGTTGTGCAGATTCTGCGTTTAGATTGATAGATATTAAATCGGCTGTAAGTTTGATCAATGAAAATCGTGGCAAAACAGTGCTGGTATCCAAAATTAATAATATCCGCAAATGGAAAGATCGGCTTCCCGAACCTGTTTATCAAGATGATAACGGCTTTAACGGATTTGTGTTCCGGCGTTATTAA
- a CDS encoding glycosyltransferase family 39 protein, producing MLRNGPTFFPTTYGKPYPDYPATGTLMIYLASLPGGHVTPFTAAIPTAIVSALILVLIFRIGAIHSLEWGLIGVGFILLTKTFVSLSRCVSPDQFVSLAAALGFYIIYTADVFDKKRRLFWIPLIFVGGFLFRGPLGLIIPAAVVCTYYLVDKKIKFFSLMSFVALLVMILCCAGLLAAARYQGGDIFMHDVIRMQAIGRLYEKSHGFLYYFTEGLNQYALCYPVALIVLIIFWKKIWEYERDEYRLLAKLAIWAFIVIIGLSFASTKKERYILPAMPALALISGWLIYGAKDEIRALKLKRGFLKLCKYFPALACLCVVAIGYFNLLKSDVDWHTASILTGIIAIVVWAADRRLKGSLNELLKIGAGALTLLILITNISEPYAVNTRGNRPFVEKISSMQKKSPANIVFYQLRRDKEALSLLAIYEEPVEPLFIYKAGEITSCPGGSYIIATEEAFKQLPEKVKTLVTTAYKGKFYKEDCLVLIRKLQE from the coding sequence ATGCTTCGTAACGGACCGACATTTTTTCCAACTACTTATGGAAAGCCTTATCCTGATTACCCTGCTACTGGGACATTAATGATATACCTTGCCTCACTGCCAGGAGGTCATGTTACACCTTTTACTGCGGCTATTCCAACAGCCATAGTATCGGCATTAATTCTGGTGCTCATATTTCGTATCGGGGCCATCCATTCACTGGAATGGGGACTTATTGGAGTTGGCTTTATTCTTCTTACCAAGACTTTTGTAAGTTTGTCTCGTTGTGTTTCGCCGGATCAATTTGTAAGCTTGGCTGCAGCATTAGGGTTTTATATAATCTATACGGCTGATGTGTTCGACAAAAAAAGGCGCCTGTTTTGGATACCGCTGATATTTGTCGGTGGTTTTTTGTTTCGTGGGCCCTTAGGATTAATAATCCCGGCAGCAGTGGTCTGCACATACTATCTGGTTGATAAAAAGATAAAATTCTTTTCTCTGATGTCTTTTGTTGCGTTGTTGGTGATGATTTTATGCTGTGCCGGACTTCTGGCAGCAGCAAGATATCAGGGTGGTGATATATTTATGCATGATGTTATAAGGATGCAGGCGATAGGCCGGTTATATGAAAAAAGCCACGGATTCCTGTATTATTTTACTGAAGGTCTTAATCAATATGCATTATGTTATCCTGTTGCTCTTATCGTCTTAATTATATTTTGGAAGAAGATATGGGAATATGAGAGGGATGAATACAGACTTTTGGCAAAGCTTGCGATATGGGCATTTATTGTGATAATCGGTTTGTCCTTTGCCTCAACCAAAAAAGAAAGATATATTTTGCCTGCTATGCCTGCATTGGCGCTTATTTCAGGATGGTTGATATACGGGGCAAAGGATGAAATCAGAGCGCTTAAGCTAAAACGGGGTTTTCTTAAGTTATGTAAATATTTTCCTGCTTTAGCGTGTTTATGTGTGGTAGCTATCGGATATTTTAATTTATTAAAATCGGACGTTGATTGGCATACGGCTTCAATATTAACCGGCATTATAGCTATAGTGGTGTGGGCGGCAGATAGACGCCTGAAAGGTTCACTAAATGAGCTTTTAAAAATTGGAGCCGGTGCGCTGACGTTATTAATTTTGATAACCAACATCTCAGAACCTTATGCCGTTAACACCAGAGGAAACCGTCCATTTGTGGAAAAAATCTCATCAATGCAAAAAAAGAGCCCGGCTAATATAGTATTTTATCAACTTAGGCGAGACAAGGAGGCACTATCATTACTCGCGATATATGAAGAGCCTGTTGAGCCGCTATTCATCTATAAAGCAGGAGAAATAACCTCATGTCCGGGCGGATCATATATTATTGCCACTGAGGAGGCTTTTAAACAACTGCCTGAGAAAGTAAAAACTCTTGTAACAACAGCATACAAAGGCAAATTCTACAAAGAAGATTGTTTGGTATTAATCAGGAAATTACAAGAATGA